gggcaggcagagtatggcacacacaggcagcatagggcagtcagagtatggcacacacaggcagggtagggcaggcagagtatggcacacacaggcagggtagggcaggcagagtatggcacacacaggcagcatagggcaggcagagtatggcacatgcaggcagggtagggcaggcagagtatggcacacacaggcagcatagggcaggcagagtatgacacacacaggcagggtagggcaggcagagtatggtacacacaggcaggatagggcaggcagagtatggcacacacaggccaagtatggcacaaaccagccaagaatggcacaaacagtcaaagtatggcacacacaggcagggtagggaaggcagagtttggcacactcagggagggtagggaaggcagagtatggcacactcaggcagggtagggcaggcagagtatggcaggtttttgctgtactacaaccattaatatgggtatggtcatgtgataacacgtgtgtggtttcaagtgggtgcggtttaaaaaaggggagtggtcaaaactggcttccattatcggccctccaccacgtaagtcctcggtaccacagaagttggacagcactgctttagactgtaagctcttgtgagtagggccctctgatcctattcttactctgtaaacccttgtttgttaaattattttaaggcCCATGTTTGTTATAAATTCATGTGAAGCGCtgtgtaaataaatgatgatttgACCTCAGGTAGCAAAGTCACCCTTACATCTACCTTGTGCAGGGAAGGTATGTAATATACCAATACTTTTAAATACTAGTATCTGCtttagtaataaaataaaataacaatcaCCAAACACCAAACACCATCCTAGACTGGTCATTTGAGCCTATCAGTGTCGGACTttgaacccaggggcccaccagagaaccttagaaCCTAGGCACGctgtatttacatgctagcatctattcttccatttatttctcctttttcttcccattcagaaatagggaatgaccatgaaacaggccaaatagtcaggagcaggagggcccacttacacctgggcccaccgggggttttcctggtatcctggtggcccagtccgacaccatagttagcactgctgcctggcaTCTCTGGGGTTCTAATTCTGCAAAGACATGGTAGATGCTTGAAAAGTTTCAAGAAACAATTTCTCACGGTTTACACTTCAATAAATAGTATTTTCatcaataaaaaacaaagttttattTCAATGACAAAAGTGTAAatctgaatatactgtataaaccagCAGTATATGTGGCACAGGTGGAAAAGAACAGCAATTTCAGCCTGATGAAAAGACATATTTACATGGATGAAAATATACACTTaagaatcatatatatatatatatataaatatatataatgtatatacatgcacctaaatatatactgtgtatatatacattattttgacATTCACATATTCCTTGCATTGAAATTAGCCACAAACCAATtaaaagggcaagttcacctttgTAAGACATTATTGTCTAATAGCTTTATTGTACACATTGTGGACTATGATGATGCTTTATAATTTGTTAATACTTGTTTATAATAATAGTAGTATACCAGGAAATaatagctttctttttttttacttgctttCTATTTTCTGTCTTTTACTGCTTGTTCTGAAATACGTAATATCTAATTTGACACAATAGCTGGTGCTTTTCTCAGCAGAATGTGAAAAATCTGAGCAACCAATGTGTCATTCGCAACAATTGCTGTATAAGAGACTTCATTACAGTGGGAGGACAAATGTTCACTAGGGACTGATGCTACAGCTGCTAAGAAATGCATCAACTAATGCATCAGATTGCTCAGAAAGTCAGTGATCTGCTGCTCCTGGGAAACATGACAGGGGAAAAtgtaaacaaatgtttttttttttaaatgtagaaaaAACAGTAAAAGAAATAGAAAGCAACTGAAAATCATCATTATTGGTCATGTACTTTTGAATATGTTTtataaaggtgaactgcccctttaagataaatgaggcagagaaaaccacaaatatatatttccagCTCCTCAGTTACAAAGAATTTGATGTTGATATACTGGGGAAGGAAGCTACTATTGTGTAATCTTTTGCCTCTACTGCTTTTTATAATACAGCTCCCAGGCAACAAGTTCCATTACTCTGAAATTAACCACAGGGCTGCTGGCacccatttttttcatttgtaaatgcaCCATTAACATTACAACAATCTCTATCACTTTTTCCTCTGTCAGTGGGCCTTACTGCATGACATACCAGTGCTAATAATCATTTTCCATAATTAAGTGCTATTACGATGCTCAGCCTGTAGACTGGAAAAGTAATGGTGCTGCCActgttttatttcttatttcattATAGACTGGTAGCTAGGCACCCATTTGTTATTCCAGTCAGTTTGTGGTCCATTGTACAgtgtataaaagcattttagcTAGAACAGAAGCACAGGAACGCTATTAGACTGAGATTCCTGCTGCTTGAAAACATTTTCCAGACAGTAAATAAGGAGGAGTAGCCAGTATTCTGCTTTCACTTTGCATCAACAATCTGGGGAATGTGTGCTAAAAAAGATTGTAGTGTTGTGTTTCCTCTGGAAATTCCCCATACTTTGTACAATCTTTGCGATTTAGTATTCCTTGGAAGACTGTAATTAAATACAACTAAGGGATATAAGCAATAGCATAACACATTTCTGATTAGTATTATAACATAATGGCATGAAATGCAACCATATGTACATAATATTATAAAATTCCGCTTGCAGtgcattatcatttatttttcattgacAAACATTCACAACTAGGccggcacactaaggggcagatttatcaaaatatgagattagagaaaaaaaaaatcacccactttctgttcattcctatgggatttttagaagcttatcaAATGCTGAACTCTATCATCCATttgtaaatacacttctaaaaatcccaaaggaatgaatagaaagtgggtgtattttcctgtggtgagctctaatcttacattttgataaacccCTTAAGCTTCTTAGCTAAAGATTCTCCATTTCACACAGGTATTCTTTATGCCATCTACACTATTTAAAAGACAGAGGGTAATCCCTCCTACAAAATATGCAAACCCTACAGCAGGAACAAATATCTTTCGGCACTCTAGGGGGCAGACTTATACAAATGTttgattagagctcaccacagaaaaattcccctactttctattcattcctatgggatttttcaaATTGTATTTATCAACTTTCACCGATTAATAAATacggttctaaaaatcccataggaatgaatagagcgtGGGTCTACAAATCAGTTCTGGGCCAAAGAGATACTTGTAAATGATTCAGTTGCAAAGTAGGCACATTAAAGTTAGTCATGTTAATGTAggaatccaatacctgtacaaatatgcTGACATATAGGAGAACAAAGGATACAATATATTGTtatcatttacaaacataggtgcaaTGTAACACTAATGCATTTGCACTTAGCAACCAGTCGGCAATCAGTTTTGCTCAGTCTACTACAGGTACCAGTTCAAAGAAAAcatttgactggttgctatagtcaaCTACAATGGTACAATTTAACATCCAGTGTCAGACTAGGACCCCAAGGGCCCAACAGAGAACCTGATATTAAAAGCCCACTAACCCCTAGAGAGCCCTAAAACATTTTCATCATTCATATAACTGGACTTCCGCCAAAAACCTTATCATACATTTTAATTTCCAAAAAGCAGAATGTGAAATCCATGGAGAATTTCATACTTTTGGGGAAAATAATTAGGAATACTACTGAATAAATTAAAATGTAGTAAAAAGTTAATGATATAGGGAAAAAGTGAAGGCCACCCAGACATGGGCTTACCAGTATCCCAACAGTCTGACACTGTTAACACCTATCTCAGATATTATGTGGTGTGTAATATGGAGCTAAATCTTGTAAGTGTTTATGGTTTGACAAATTAAATAAGTTTTGTATTGTACAAATATTTTCATTACAACTATTCTACGACACCAGAACTTTCTATGCAATATAAATCATGCCCAATATTCAGTGCAATTCATGACAGTGATATCTGCATGTATGAACAACCTTCGTTTTCCTGATTTTTCGGATGTTCAGGTGTGCGGTTTGAAAATGTTCCGAGTTCATCTTGTTTATCATTAAGCTTTGTCTTTAACGCATAATCATTCACAAAATATGACATATTTGCAAACTTCATTGTCTGGCAGTCATTTGGGCTATTAAAGTCACTGAATTCAGGTTGGGGTGGAAAGGTTGCAATATCAGTTTCTGTTACAATTGATTTGCTCTTATCAGCGTGGTAGGAAATCCTAGGGGATCCTCTGATTATTCTGTCTATCTTTTCAACTGGTGAGCTTTTGGGGAAATCCGGTCCATACCTGTTGGTAATGTTTTCCCACTGCTCATGTGTCCAAGCAAATGGTAAATGGCAGTTGTTATCTCCTTGGTAAATTAAGCTGAAATCGTTTTGAAGAACTTCTGCTTTCACTGCATTATCCTGGATGTGATCAGAAGAATCCTTTGTGGAAGGAGGTTGTTTATCCCCAGGTGACATTTTGCAGCCACTATCTAGGCAGTTCTCAGTAAAATGTAAATTTAGAAAACCAAAAGTAACTTCTTGGGCTGGAGCTTCTGCAAAGTCTATTTCTGTCTGCCCACCTGTGTTTTTCATGTTGTTGAACTCATTTGTTCCTGTATTTTGGATGGGTTCTTCTTTTTGTACTCCCATGTCTGTATTACACAGAAAGCTATCATTATCACTATCAGATTCTGTCTCTTGTGTATTTTGGTTTAACAGGCTCTCAAATGATTTATAACCTGATTCTAACACAAGATTGCCCGATGTTTCAGGATGGTGATTTACCGAGGTCTCATCTTGCTGAATGGCTTCGGCAAAACTCTGGTAGTCTGATACTTCACAGACATTCATGGGACAAGATACACCTCTGTTATATTCCTCCCCCACTTTGGGTGATGTGTTACACATTGTAAGACCTTCTAGAAGTGGTGTTAAAGTCAGTTCTACATTCATCTTAATGCCACTTGTATCACAGCTTGTGCCAGGTAAGATAAACCTGGATTGTCTGTTGTAATATACACTATTTGTAGTGTCACTATAAAGACTGCAGTTACTATTACTAAAGGCTGATCTTGATAAGCAGTTACTACTACTAGATAATTCATTGTCTTTATCTGTGAAATTTTCTGAGGATGCAGAGTAATTTTCTGAGCCGGACACTGCACTAGCAAAGCTACTGTACCCTGAATCACAATATGTAGTAGCTTGGGATCCATTGTTTGCATAGTCATTGTCAATTAATTTTGTCTCTGATGGCTGGTATAGAGACTCTTGAGGTGTGTAGCCTATTGAATCCTGTTGATCAGCAGAGTATTGGTCCATACCTAAAAATATACACTGGTTTGATTTAGTTTCAAGATCTGTTTCAGAATTGTCACAAGGGTAGCTTCTATATGCAGATGCTACCATGGGTGCAGGATGGTCCTCAAGGAAAGcaaaaaatggcaacattttaaggTCTGAGTTTGTAAAGGTATTTCTTGTTATGCTCTGTCCTTGATTATTAATTGGGCTGTCATTAATAATGTCTTGAAACATCTGGCTAATAGATAGGTCAAATGGGTCATCTTTGTCTTCTACAATATCTTTTGTTTCATCGACTGAGTTCTTTCGTTCTTGCAGATGCTTTTCAACAGTTGCAATCTCCACAAATGAAACCTCAGGAACAAGGATAGAATACTGGGGACCTTCCGTTCTACAGATGTGCTCTTTAGAGGTGCGGTCTTGGCTTAAAGGGCTTTTCTTATGATGAGCTTTAAAGAACAGCTTATTAAACCAGTTGGAACTGTAAAAAGGAAGGGAAAAATCAGAATTTGTTTTTGTTGAAGAAATGTTCAAAACTGTCTTTACATAATACTTCCATCGGATGTAAAGAAAGGTTATTGAGAAGGAAAAGTCTTTTGGTCAAGAGTATAAAACATGGTTACAAATGATCAATGATTAGAAATGACATGTGTATCAGGTCTTTAGTCTTGAAATGACAGGGGCCTACATTTCTCATCTAATGATTGGGCAATGGACCTGTTGGTTGGATCACTGTAATGTGAGCATTACCaaatttaattaatattaaatcGTTTGTCACTCTGAGACTCAGGGACTTTATCTGTGTGTTCTGAATGGTCATAAGAGATGttttacatttctgcagtttcattTACCCtagttaataaatatgctttccATATATAACATatccaatttattttatttatttttcttcttcaaaatttttattgggttttctttatttgttttccaCAACAGATAATATAAACATATTGTCATAAGGGTTATATCCATTGGATACAATATAATAGCAGTTATATAATGTCCAATAAAGTCCAATGCTGAATATATAAGCAATATAAAACCGgacaatatgtaataaaacagtaacttagagaaaaaaaataaagaaagagtaTAGAAAGTTGAAAATAATTTAATACGATGGTCTCTTTTAGAGTCCAGAAATTCTACTATGAGAGCAACTTAGGGGGGAGTGTGCCCCCAAATCTATTTAGTATCCAAGGTTGCCAATTTTTATGCTCAATTTTTTAAATTGAGCATATTTTTCTAGGGTGTTGCTAGTTAATTTTTAATTTACGAATATACAATCTAGTTTCAATTTGAGACGTTGAAAGACCTTTAATTCCAAACACTTGCCAGCGTCTGACAGGCTGCCAACAATATATTTACTAATCCCATTTGAGCCTTAGTAAGAGTTTCCATATcctgtttatttaaagggattctgtcatgctttttatgttgtactttttatttctaaattacactgtttacatagcaaataattaactctaccatttcaaattttattcttgaaccaacaaatgtattttttcagttgtaatattggtgtgtaggcgccatctcagtgcattgtgcctgagtctgagctttcagaaggagccagcgctacacattagaatggctttcaggtaacccattgtttctcctactccaatgtaactggaggagtcccaagccagacttggatttcttactattgagtgctattctgatacctactgggagctgctatcttgctcccttcccattgttctgctgatcggctgctgggaggggggttgatatcactccaacttgcagctcagcagtatgcatggctgtggcactctgagaaattccaaaattaaatataaaaacagatttcaatgcaaaattctgctggagaagctctattaactgatgctttttgaaaaaaacatgttttcccatgacagttttcctttaagctacaAAGGtattctaaattaaatattataatgCTACAGTTAACAGTAGAGATGTCTGGCACAAAGGCTGAGAGAAAGTTCCATCAATGACTGCTGACTGGTCATCCTTGTTAATGCTTGTTGCATTGTTTGTAATTGGTTTATAGTCTTCCCAAATGAATTATACATTGCAATGGAATACATTGCCCCTAAACTATAATAATACTTATGCTTaactataattataataataataaaaataagaacaaattgtgggaagaggaaagaaagaaaatttgGAGGAATGCTGGcagtagaaataaaatataaaatctatatTATTGCTCACTAGTTCATTAGTTACCACCAACTGATATTATTCTATTCTGgataaaatatattagaaataaattaaattataacCATTATCACAGAAATTCCAGATGTCAGTAAACAATTTGCACTGGCTTAGGTGAAAATTGTGTTCCTCTAAAGGGGTGACAATGGATCCAAAACTGCACTCCATGGTCAAGGTGAGGTCCTACTAGGGATATTTCAAGCAAAATGATGCTTTCGacctttgagtcaatgcccttctTTATACAAGAGAGTAGTTTATTTGCTGTAGTAcacggggtatatttatcatgctgtgtaaaaagtggagtaaaacattactggtgatgttgctcatagcagccaatcagatgctttgctttggatttttaacttttgaaatctaattgctgattggttgtcttgggcaacatcgccggtaatgcttttctccactttttacacagcataataaatatactgtacccCTGACTGTATCAAGTCAACATGGTATGGAAATCCACAATATTGGGCATAGAATATAGCACTGTATACACAGAAGGTTGGTACTTACCAAGTTCTCTTAGCGTTTTCCCGTTTATTGGATGGTGGATAAATATTAGCATTCACATCTGATTTAACCACTGTGTCCTACAAAAGGAAAAATGGCATTCTAAATAAATACTTTCGCCATAGTGCCCATTTTTAAAAGTAAAGGCAGCACTGAGATTCTTGTAGCAAGACTTGATCTGTAAATTGCTAAACAGTGTCCTGTGCCTAATATTGCTTCAACTGCTGTATGTCAAAATACACACATCAACAATGCTTATCTTAAAAAGAAGAAACTATGTACATTGGTGCAATAATAATAAGATCAGATCTCACAGCTGCAGAGATGTACAAAGGTAGAACTCATGCAATGCTACTTCCCGCCGGTCCACACCTACCCTGATTATATACACAAGGGGGATGTGTGGGAAATCACTGGTTCCCCTGTATATTAGAGATTCACAAAGATTTGCTGATGAAGAGCTCAGATATACCACATTAAGCTCTTGAGGATATATtcacatgtatttttcaatatttttattagCCACCTAATGACTCTCACCTACATGGTAACAGAAAATATAACCTATTTATAATAGAGACACATCAAACCTAATTTAATTTGAATCAAATTCCCAGATGAATTCCAGATGTCCAGCTAACACCAAACGGTACCATAAAGCAGCAAACAGAACTGCACACAACCAATATGGAAAATGGGTGCTTACCTAGTCATGGTCATATTGTGTGCAGTTCCTTTTTTGACATAGACGTAAACATACAGACATAGGTTACTTTGTCCACtgagttttatttttgtaatattttctaTTTATCAATAAAGACAGGAGCCACTCTTTTACTAGCCTGGTTCTGGTAAAGGAAATGCTGTTAAGGTAGATAATAATCTACAAAATATCTCAACTATATGAGTTTACCCTTGTGTACTCAGCAGCTACAGCTGTAATACCTGCCAACTATCAGTCATGATAGGATGGACTGGGGCATGGCCTGCAATAGTCTGATTTTCCATTaaagaatgtttttaaaataagcaCTGTTATTCGATTCAGAGGTGTTTCACCTATATGACTCCTTTTAAATAGGAGTTGAttactttgttttatttaattattttctgtgATAGGTTGCCCCATTATGCAGTCTAATGTGCCATACAAATCCTTTGGAGCACTGTCATGAGTCTATGGGCTTACAGATAGATGCAACACTCTATGTGAACATGCCATAGCATAACACTGGAAATATTTTAAAGCTGGAGCTCCTTCTACACATGGGTGAATAAAATCATGTCTGTGATCACTATGGG
The genomic region above belongs to Xenopus tropicalis strain Nigerian chromosome 9, UCB_Xtro_10.0, whole genome shotgun sequence and contains:
- the il4r gene encoding uncharacterized protein il4r isoform X1; this translates as MGDHKISTKMRFLKKFLMEAPIYFLGILTLLLQDSYGKEFLISNLKCFNDYDSELTCSWEVTNSSSNCSRDFQLEYYRQMSKQDVCIPQNSQNGGTIVPNQCVCKMFGFNIVANKNFSVHLKSNGTSLQRGVFNAFDTVIPKAPRNVTVTFGNEEDIEVTWEIAYSGGKGAFLSKYLLYELQTICKQDKKEFQQIKTEVLFHTFSKRYFKSGCDWEVKVRAKHKDGVDWSDWSSAAEWHNDYSPNRVSIPSIIITVCCILLLLLILLCYYIITICKKKWWQNIPDPAKSNLHLIRRHISQDTVVKSDVNANIYPPSNKRENAKRTCSNWFNKLFFKAHHKKSPLSQDRTSKEHICRTEGPQYSILVPEVSFVEIATVEKHLQERKNSVDETKDIVEDKDDPFDLSISQMFQDIINDSPINNQGQSITRNTFTNSDLKMLPFFAFLEDHPAPMVASAYRSYPCDNSETDLETKSNQCIFLGMDQYSADQQDSIGYTPQESLYQPSETKLIDNDYANNGSQATTYCDSGYSSFASAVSGSENYSASSENFTDKDNELSSSSNCLSRSAFSNSNCSLYSDTTNSVYYNRQSRFILPGTSCDTSGIKMNVELTLTPLLEGLTMCNTSPKVGEEYNRGVSCPMNVCEVSDYQSFAEAIQQDETSVNHHPETSGNLVLESGYKSFESLLNQNTQETESDSDNDSFLCNTDMGVQKEEPIQNTGTNEFNNMKNTGGQTEIDFAEAPAQEVTFGFLNLHFTENCLDSGCKMSPGDKQPPSTKDSSDHIQDNAVKAEVLQNDFSLIYQGDNNCHLPFAWTHEQWENITNRYGPDFPKSSPVEKIDRIIRGSPRISYHADKSKSIVTETDIATFPPQPEFSDFNSPNDCQTMKFANMSYFVNDYALKTKLNDKQDELGTFSNRTPEHPKNQENEGCSYMQISLS
- the il4r gene encoding uncharacterized protein il4r isoform X2, with the translated sequence MRFLKKFLMEAPIYFLGILTLLLQDSYGKEFLISNLKCFNDYDSELTCSWEVTNSSSNCSRDFQLEYYRQMSKQDVCIPQNSQNGGTIVPNQCVCKMFGFNIVANKNFSVHLKSNGTSLQRGVFNAFDTVIPKAPRNVTVTFGNEEDIEVTWEIAYSGGKGAFLSKYLLYELQTICKQDKKEFQQIKTEVLFHTFSKRYFKSGCDWEVKVRAKHKDGVDWSDWSSAAEWHNDYSPNRVSIPSIIITVCCILLLLLILLCYYIITICKKKWWQNIPDPAKSNLHLIRRHISQDTVVKSDVNANIYPPSNKRENAKRTCSNWFNKLFFKAHHKKSPLSQDRTSKEHICRTEGPQYSILVPEVSFVEIATVEKHLQERKNSVDETKDIVEDKDDPFDLSISQMFQDIINDSPINNQGQSITRNTFTNSDLKMLPFFAFLEDHPAPMVASAYRSYPCDNSETDLETKSNQCIFLGMDQYSADQQDSIGYTPQESLYQPSETKLIDNDYANNGSQATTYCDSGYSSFASAVSGSENYSASSENFTDKDNELSSSSNCLSRSAFSNSNCSLYSDTTNSVYYNRQSRFILPGTSCDTSGIKMNVELTLTPLLEGLTMCNTSPKVGEEYNRGVSCPMNVCEVSDYQSFAEAIQQDETSVNHHPETSGNLVLESGYKSFESLLNQNTQETESDSDNDSFLCNTDMGVQKEEPIQNTGTNEFNNMKNTGGQTEIDFAEAPAQEVTFGFLNLHFTENCLDSGCKMSPGDKQPPSTKDSSDHIQDNAVKAEVLQNDFSLIYQGDNNCHLPFAWTHEQWENITNRYGPDFPKSSPVEKIDRIIRGSPRISYHADKSKSIVTETDIATFPPQPEFSDFNSPNDCQTMKFANMSYFVNDYALKTKLNDKQDELGTFSNRTPEHPKNQENEGCSYMQISLS